The Mucilaginibacter gracilis genomic interval GCTTTAACAGCTTTAGCCATAACCGTTGTGATGTTTTCATTCACCAAAACAGAAACAGTACCAGTGCAGCGCGACTTTAAGATTGCAGAAGCGCAGTACAGTGCCATGATATTCAACGTTAAGCGTTTTGATGAATACCCGCGCACGGCTTTGCCCGATGGCACATTAAAAAACACCGACCTACAGGAGTGGACATCCGGTTTTTGGCCTGGCAGCTTATGGTATTTATACGAATATACAAAAGATGAAAAATGGAAGGCCGCTGCCACACGGTGGACAAACACGCTGGCTGCCAACCAATACAATAAAACAACCCACGACCTCGGTTTTATGATGTATTGTAGCTATGGCAATGCTTATAGACTTACCGGCGATAAAGAATACAGGGACATTCTTATTCAATCAGCTAAATCATTAGCCACACGCTTTGATGCCAGGGTCGGTTGTATCCGTTCCTGGGATCCGCGCCTTTCATGGGATGGTAAAACAACCTGGCAGTTCCCCGTTATTATTGATAATATGATGAACCTGGAATTGCTCTTTTTCGCATCGAAAGAAAGCGGCGACCCTACGTATAGGAATATAGCCATTACCCATGCCGAAACAACCATGAAAAATCATATCCGTCCGGATTTTAGCTCGTACCATGTTTAGCTACGATCCTCAAAACGGACAGGTACTTTCGCGCGAAACCTTTCAGGGGTTTTCAAACAATTCAACCTGGGCCAGGGGCGAAGCATGGGGGATATATGGTTTTACTATCGTGTACCGCGAAACCAAAGACAAACGCTTTTTAAATACCGCCAGGCAAATGGCAGATTTTTACCTGCATAACCACCGCCTACCAGCTGACAAGATACCTTTGTGGGATTTTAACGTCAATGAGCCTGGCTTTGTTCCGCTTTGGAAATATGATGCAAGACAGTTTAGCTACATTCCAAGAGACGCATCAGCGGCAGCTATCACGGCTTCGGCTTTTCTTGAGTTAAGTACACAATTGGGGCAAGAAGGGAAGCCCTATTTTAATGCAGCCGTTGAAATTTTAAAATCGTTAAGCGGGCGTAATTACCTGGCTAAACAAGGCACTAATAACAACTTTATCTTGAAGCACTCGGTAGGTAGCATACCCCATGGATTTGAAATAGACAAACCTATTGTATATGCTGATTATTATTTTCTGGAAGCTCTTTTAAGGTATCAGAAGATAGCAAGTCATTAACACTTCAAATGTAGTTTATTGTTTAATAGGACAATATTAGTATATAAAAAAAATGAATAAGAAATATTTGAGATACGCATCATTATTACTCTTTTTTTTTCAGGTTAACCAATGTTTTGGACAGCAGCAAGACATTGATACGGTAATTAACCGTGTTGTTAACAATATGCTTGCCGGGCACAATACCGTTACATTTATCAAAACGGTAACTCAAAATGTAGCTAATCTTAAAAGCGACGGTACTTGGGCCGATATAAATTACAGAGATACTGCATTAGCAATTTGGTCGCCGGCGGCACATTTAAACAGGGTTTATGAACTGGCATTGGCATATGCACAAACCAAGGGGGTTTACAGCCGTAACGAAACCTTACATGTTGCTATAGTTAAAGCATTGCAGGCCTGGAATCAGTTAGATCCAAAGTGTAAAAATTGGTGGTTTAACGAGATCAATTGCCCTCAAACATTGGGGCAGATTATGCTGCTACTGAAAAGTTCAAAACCATTGCCAAAACCATTGCAAGATTCACTAATAACAAAAATGAACCGCGGCGATATGTATAAACAAACCGGCGCCAACAAATTTGATGTAGCCTTACACAATATTTACAGTGCTTTACTTACAGCTAACATTGTCCTTATGGATTCGGCGGTGAGCCAGTGCTTTCAGCCCCTTACGCTCACTAATGCACCCGAGGGGTTAATGTACGATTATTCTTATTTGCAACATGGACGACAATTACAGATCGCGTCGTACGGACTGGTATTTTTAAAGGGCGAATATGGTCTGGCCGCCCTTGTACGTGGTACTAATTGGCAAATGAAGCCACCACAACGAAAATTATTAGCTAAATTTTTAAACGATGTTTTTTTGAATGCAATGCGTTATAAATATTTAGACTTTAATGTGATGGGACGCAACTTTAGTCGAAAAAATTCTTTAAGCACCAATGTAGCTGCTCTTTTACAAAAGGACATGGATGCCTTGCAAAAGGCAGATAAAGAAACACTTGACGATGTAACCGGCTGCTTAAACGCCGCCAGGCGTATATCGGGCAAGGTACCCGCATCATTTAAAGTAAAGCCGGTACATCAGCAATATTGGATTGGCGATTATACTCAACACGTCAATCCGGATTACTTATTTACAGTTAGAGCTAACTCCGCAAGAACTAAAAGGTTGGAAACGGGTAATGGCGAAAATTTGTACGGGCGCTATATGGGTGACGGTGCCACTAATATCCAACGCTCGGGTGGCGAATACTTTAATATATTCCCCGTTTGGGAAAATGATAAAGTGCCAGGGGTTACTTGCCGGGATTTTGCGATAGATAGGCATGCGGTAAACTCCTGGGATCAGACAGGGA includes:
- a CDS encoding glycoside hydrolase family protein, whose product is MKKIIALTALAITVVMFSFTKTETVPVQRDFKIAEAQYSAMIFNVKRFDEYPRTALPDGTLKNTDLQEWTSGFWPGSLWYLYEYTKDEKWKAAATRWTNTLAANQYNKTTHDLGFMMYCSYGNAYRLTGDKEYRDILIQSAKSLATRFDARVGCIRSWDPRLSWDGKTTWQFPVIIDNMMNLELLFFASKESGDPTYRNIAITHAETTMKNHIRPDFSSYHV
- a CDS encoding polysaccharide lyase family 8 super-sandwich domain-containing protein, producing the protein MNKKYLRYASLLLFFFQVNQCFGQQQDIDTVINRVVNNMLAGHNTVTFIKTVTQNVANLKSDGTWADINYRDTALAIWSPAAHLNRVYELALAYAQTKGVYSRNETLHVAIVKALQAWNQLDPKCKNWWFNEINCPQTLGQIMLLLKSSKPLPKPLQDSLITKMNRGDMYKQTGANKFDVALHNIYSALLTANIVLMDSAVSQCFQPLTLTNAPEGLMYDYSYLQHGRQLQIASYGLVFLKGEYGLAALVRGTNWQMKPPQRKLLAKFLNDVFLNAMRYKYLDFNVMGRNFSRKNSLSTNVAALLQKDMDALQKADKETLDDVTGCLNAARRISGKVPASFKVKPVHQQYWIGDYTQHVNPDYLFTVRANSARTKRLETGNGENLYGRYMGDGATNIQRSGGEYFNIFPVWENDKVPGVTCRDFAIDRHAVNSWDQTGTTNFTGGLSNGTDGVCTYTLNFDSVKAKKAWFFFGKEIICMGAGIQSRAPENITTTVNQCWSHTDVLSDSLNGTFWQDSIAYYFQPDEKIKYTNTEQKGTWKRINSSQSADTVKGKVFKLWIDHGPLPHDATYVYAVLPGVPLNQVSSLSPFNHLKVISNNDEQQAIIDLKTGMAQIVFYQPGTIKTEGFSVSVNEACVIMIEKKGTAQQSLFVADPSHQLKEIVITVNNKRVSCVLPIGEYAGSTAIVAL